The Pirellulimonas nuda genome includes a region encoding these proteins:
- a CDS encoding FHA domain-containing protein produces the protein MTVITLRVLDGADRGRVYADLAIPVTIGREEGNSVQLNDERISRYHIKIQEDQEKIVLTDLESTNGTRVNGEETHLRILRFGDVIDVGRSKLLYGTREQISARLEALKAAGAFQGDGGDLDRMTEQAESAPTGEFEQDWNDSEQLRSTLHIPSAPDLPEGLSPGQAAEVSELLEYLHLRARSLVQGLAPPDREGNVAFNYEQWQDLLDIQSQLAEYLQRIGDPEGE, from the coding sequence ATGACCGTTATCACGTTGCGAGTGCTGGACGGAGCCGATCGGGGTCGCGTGTACGCCGACCTAGCGATCCCGGTCACGATCGGCCGCGAAGAGGGCAACTCGGTCCAGCTCAACGACGAGCGGATCAGCCGGTACCACATCAAGATCCAGGAAGACCAGGAAAAGATCGTCCTGACCGACCTGGAGAGCACCAACGGCACCCGCGTCAACGGCGAAGAGACGCACCTACGCATCTTGCGGTTCGGCGACGTGATCGACGTCGGCCGCTCGAAACTGCTCTACGGCACACGCGAGCAGATCAGCGCCAGGCTCGAAGCGCTCAAGGCGGCCGGCGCGTTCCAGGGCGACGGCGGCGACCTCGACCGCATGACCGAGCAGGCCGAGTCGGCCCCAACGGGCGAGTTCGAGCAAGACTGGAACGACTCCGAGCAGCTCCGCAGCACGCTGCACATCCCCTCCGCGCCCGACCTGCCCGAGGGCCTCAGCCCGGGCCAAGCGGCCGAAGTCTCCGAGCTGCTGGAGTACCTGCACCTGCGGGCCCGCAGCCTCGTGCAGGGGCTGGCGCCCCCAGACCGCGAAGGGAACGTGGCGTTCAACTACGAGCAGTGGCAAGACCTGCTAGACATCCAGTCGCAGCTCGCCGAGTACCTGCAGCGGATCGGCGACCCGGAAGGCGAGTAA
- the dnaE gene encoding DNA polymerase III subunit alpha: MDAPPFVHLHCHSHFSLLDGASPIKKLVGRAKELGMNGLALTDHGNLYGAIPFYNACREAEINPVLGYEAYIAPGSRLDKSGASSSKEASFHLTLLAQNRTGFRNLVKMASRAYLDGFYHKPRIDKELLKAHSEGIICLSGCVSGELSKTLLSGATAEKALETARPIAEWFQKLFGDRYFLEIQNNGLEIQQQAMELTSLLAQQVGLPLVATSDAHYVRREDAVAQDVLLCINTGRFRTDTNRMKMEGDQFFLRNAEEMFAAMPEHAEALAQSQRIADSVDIDLELGKRHFPTYVPPEQKKPAEYLREICLQGLRERYAKDNTRWKDEDPATGELSEEVHARLDRELHVIEKLGFPDYFLIVWDFVRYAVEQKIPCTARGSGVGSLVCYALRLSHVCPLRYDLLFERFLDENREEAPDIDIDFCKERRGEVIQYVKDKYGEANVAQIGTFGTLAARAAIKDVGRTLSMSISEVERITAMVPDQLGISLDKALETSEELRVEYEKNSETRELLDLARKIEGLARNVGTHAAAVVISNKPVDEYVPLQHVKGKSEVITQWAMGDVEAAGLLKMDFLGLRNLTILAKSVDLIEEARGERVDPDDFPLDDGETFALLCRGETKGIFQLESGGIRDLLQRMKPDSFHDIIATNALYRPGPLEGGMVDQYIEVKHGRRPAEYPHPVMEDILSETHGVMVYQEQVMRILNRLGGIELSNAYKCIKAISKKKLPIIAKFREEFLSGSQSQGLDKKKAEDLFGMIEKFAGYGFNKSHSTAYALIAYMTAYLKAHYPLEFMAALLTGDIPGRNFKSKDSLVEHLEDCKRMEIEVVPPDVNRSMSHFAVRDGKILFGLSAIKACGGGAADAIVKERAENGPFADLFNFCERVDPQCCNRATIETLVKAGAFDAFGAKRSQLMAVVERALQSGAARLADRKSGQKGLFDEAEEQAEEAAVPLPNIPELEEKERLIQEKEVLGFYLSSHPLEEFEAMLRTYCTHSSTSLGKLEHRTEVLLGGMLAAIKVTHTKNPRPGSTHTKYAMWDLEDLDGIVRCILWPEQFAEFGHLVQADAILGMRAAVDRRPGAEEVNLIINELMPLDAMESRFTSGVTIRVDQRRDEGQMLGMLREIIRGYPGDKPLKLRIDLTDGAIAEMNVPKRVQLNGELRQRVEDLLGEGSFRLQVSPPKASAPPQRGGRRNGKPR, translated from the coding sequence ATGGACGCTCCCCCCTTCGTTCACCTCCACTGCCACAGCCACTTCAGCCTGCTGGATGGCGCCAGCCCCATCAAGAAGCTGGTCGGGCGGGCCAAAGAGCTGGGGATGAACGGCCTGGCGCTCACCGACCACGGCAACCTGTACGGCGCCATCCCGTTCTACAACGCCTGCCGTGAGGCCGAGATCAACCCGGTGCTGGGCTACGAGGCCTACATCGCCCCCGGGAGCCGGCTCGATAAGTCGGGCGCCTCCAGCAGCAAGGAGGCCAGCTTCCACCTCACGCTGCTGGCCCAGAACCGCACCGGCTTCCGCAACCTGGTGAAGATGGCGAGCCGCGCCTACCTGGACGGCTTCTACCACAAGCCGCGGATCGACAAGGAGCTGCTCAAGGCGCACAGCGAGGGGATCATCTGCCTGAGCGGCTGCGTCAGCGGCGAGCTCTCCAAGACGCTGCTCTCCGGCGCCACGGCCGAGAAGGCGTTGGAGACCGCCCGCCCCATCGCCGAGTGGTTCCAGAAGCTGTTTGGCGACCGCTACTTCTTGGAGATCCAGAACAATGGGCTCGAGATCCAGCAGCAAGCGATGGAGCTCACGTCGCTGCTGGCGCAGCAGGTCGGCCTGCCGCTGGTGGCGACCAGCGACGCGCACTACGTCCGCCGCGAGGACGCGGTCGCCCAAGACGTGCTGCTGTGCATCAACACGGGGCGTTTCCGCACGGACACCAACCGCATGAAGATGGAGGGGGACCAGTTCTTCCTCCGCAACGCGGAGGAGATGTTCGCGGCGATGCCCGAGCACGCCGAGGCGCTCGCCCAGAGCCAGCGGATCGCCGACTCGGTCGACATCGACCTCGAGCTCGGCAAGCGGCACTTCCCGACCTACGTTCCTCCGGAGCAGAAGAAGCCGGCCGAGTACCTGCGCGAGATCTGCCTGCAGGGGCTCCGCGAACGCTACGCGAAAGACAACACCCGCTGGAAGGACGAAGACCCGGCCACGGGCGAGCTCTCCGAGGAGGTCCACGCGCGGCTCGACCGCGAGCTGCACGTGATCGAGAAGCTGGGCTTCCCCGACTACTTCCTCATCGTGTGGGACTTCGTCCGCTACGCCGTCGAGCAGAAGATCCCCTGCACCGCCAGAGGATCGGGGGTCGGGTCGCTGGTCTGCTATGCGCTGCGGCTCAGCCACGTCTGCCCGCTGCGGTACGACCTGCTGTTCGAGCGGTTCCTCGACGAGAACCGCGAGGAGGCGCCCGATATCGACATCGACTTCTGCAAGGAGCGCCGCGGCGAGGTCATCCAGTACGTCAAGGACAAGTACGGCGAAGCCAACGTTGCCCAGATCGGCACGTTCGGCACCCTGGCCGCGCGGGCCGCGATCAAGGACGTCGGCCGCACGCTCAGCATGTCGATCTCCGAGGTCGAGCGGATCACGGCCATGGTCCCCGACCAGTTGGGCATCAGCCTCGACAAGGCGTTGGAGACCAGCGAAGAGCTGCGCGTCGAGTACGAGAAGAACAGCGAGACGCGGGAGCTATTGGACCTGGCCCGCAAGATCGAGGGGCTGGCGCGCAACGTCGGCACCCACGCTGCGGCGGTCGTGATCAGCAACAAGCCGGTCGACGAGTACGTGCCGCTGCAGCACGTCAAAGGCAAGTCGGAAGTCATCACCCAGTGGGCGATGGGCGACGTCGAGGCGGCGGGCCTGTTGAAGATGGACTTCCTGGGGCTGCGGAACCTGACGATCCTCGCCAAGAGCGTCGACCTGATCGAGGAGGCACGCGGCGAGCGCGTCGACCCCGACGACTTCCCGCTGGACGACGGCGAGACGTTCGCGCTGTTGTGCCGCGGCGAGACCAAGGGCATCTTCCAGCTCGAGTCCGGCGGCATCCGCGACCTGCTGCAGCGGATGAAGCCCGACAGCTTCCACGACATCATCGCCACCAACGCCCTCTACCGCCCGGGGCCGCTGGAGGGGGGGATGGTGGACCAGTACATCGAGGTCAAGCACGGCCGGCGCCCCGCGGAGTACCCCCACCCGGTGATGGAGGACATCCTCTCCGAGACGCACGGGGTGATGGTGTACCAAGAGCAGGTGATGCGGATCCTCAACCGCCTGGGTGGGATCGAGCTCTCCAACGCGTACAAGTGCATCAAGGCGATCAGCAAGAAGAAGCTGCCGATCATCGCCAAGTTCCGCGAGGAGTTCCTCTCCGGCTCGCAATCGCAGGGGCTCGACAAGAAGAAGGCCGAAGACCTGTTCGGCATGATCGAGAAGTTCGCCGGCTACGGCTTCAACAAGTCGCACTCCACCGCGTACGCGCTCATCGCGTACATGACGGCCTACCTCAAGGCCCACTACCCGCTGGAGTTTATGGCCGCGCTGCTGACCGGCGACATCCCGGGGCGCAACTTCAAGAGCAAGGACTCGCTGGTTGAGCACCTAGAGGACTGCAAGCGGATGGAGATCGAGGTGGTTCCGCCCGACGTGAACCGCTCGATGAGCCACTTCGCCGTGCGCGACGGGAAGATCTTGTTCGGGCTGTCGGCCATCAAGGCGTGCGGCGGGGGCGCGGCGGACGCGATCGTGAAGGAGCGCGCCGAGAACGGGCCGTTCGCAGACCTGTTCAACTTCTGCGAGCGCGTCGACCCGCAGTGCTGCAACCGCGCGACGATCGAGACCCTGGTCAAGGCGGGCGCCTTCGACGCGTTTGGCGCGAAGCGGTCGCAGTTGATGGCGGTGGTCGAGCGGGCCCTGCAGTCGGGCGCCGCGCGGCTCGCCGACCGCAAGAGCGGCCAGAAGGGCCTGTTCGATGAAGCCGAAGAACAGGCCGAAGAGGCCGCGGTGCCGCTGCCCAACATCCCGGAGCTCGAAGAGAAGGAGCGGCTGATCCAAGAGAAGGAGGTGCTGGGCTTCTACCTCTCCAGCCACCCGCTCGAAGAGTTCGAGGCGATGCTGCGGACCTACTGCACACACTCCAGCACCAGCCTCGGCAAGCTGGAGCACCGCACCGAGGTGCTGCTGGGGGGCATGCTGGCGGCCATCAAGGTGACCCACACCAAAAACCCCCGCCCGGGGAGCACCCACACCAAGTACGCCATGTGGGACCTGGAAGACCTAGACGGCATCGTCCGCTGCATCCTTTGGCCCGAGCAGTTCGCGGAGTTCGGCCATCTGGTGCAGGCCGACGCGATCCTCGGCATGCGCGCGGCCGTCGACCGTCGACCCGGCGCGGAAGAGGTAAACCTGATCATCAACGAGCTGATGCCGCTCGACGCGATGGAGAGCCGCTTCACCAGCGGGGTGACCATCCGCGTCGACCAGCGCCGCGACGAGGGGCAGATGCTGGGGATGCTCCGCGAGATCATCCGCGGCTACCCCGGAGACAAGCCGCTGAAGCTGCGGATCGACCTGACAGACGGCGCCATCGCCGAGATGAACGTGCCCAAGCGTGTGCAGCTCAACGGCGAGCTGCGGCAGCGCGTGGAGGACCTGCTGGGCGAGGGCTCGTTCCGCCTGCAGGTGTCGCCCCCCAAAGCCAGCGCCCCGCCACAACGCGGCGGAAGACGCAACGGCAAACCCCGCTAA
- a CDS encoding glycosyltransferase family 2 protein has translation MAVKQDLEPNEAAQGDSIVAVKPQAPQLPALRPERDTQRMLGRLAEAEAALAEAIAEEHADEVARAVKLTVLMPVYNERTTIREIVRRVLEGGLCDELVIVDDCSTDGTRDILIELDRLPQVRVFLHGYNRGKGAALRTAMVHARGEVVLIQDADLEYDPADYARLVEPIERGDADVVFGSRFLDAENHNSTPLHLLGNRLLTWASNVTTGLKLTDMETCYKVFRRGATRGMNLREDRFGFEPELTAKLARRGCRVVEVPVSYNGRTWSDGKKIGMRDALRALWCIVRYAWVD, from the coding sequence ATGGCAGTCAAGCAAGACCTAGAGCCGAACGAAGCGGCCCAGGGCGATTCGATCGTCGCCGTGAAGCCCCAAGCACCGCAGCTCCCCGCGCTCCGCCCGGAGCGCGACACCCAGCGGATGCTCGGCCGGCTGGCCGAGGCCGAGGCGGCGCTGGCCGAAGCGATCGCGGAAGAACACGCCGATGAGGTCGCCCGCGCGGTCAAGCTCACCGTGCTCATGCCGGTGTACAACGAACGCACGACGATCCGCGAGATCGTCCGCCGCGTGCTCGAGGGGGGGCTGTGCGACGAGCTGGTGATCGTGGACGACTGCAGCACCGACGGCACGCGCGATATCCTGATCGAGCTCGACCGCCTGCCGCAGGTCCGCGTGTTCCTGCACGGCTACAACCGCGGCAAGGGCGCCGCGCTGCGGACCGCCATGGTGCACGCCCGCGGCGAGGTGGTGCTAATCCAAGACGCCGACCTGGAGTACGACCCCGCCGACTACGCGCGGCTGGTTGAGCCGATCGAGCGCGGCGACGCCGACGTGGTGTTCGGCTCGCGGTTCCTGGACGCGGAGAACCACAACTCCACCCCGCTGCACCTGCTGGGCAACCGCCTGCTCACCTGGGCGTCGAACGTCACCACCGGCCTGAAGCTGACCGACATGGAGACCTGCTACAAGGTCTTCCGCCGCGGCGCCACGCGGGGGATGAACCTGCGCGAAGACCGCTTTGGTTTTGAGCCGGAGCTGACCGCGAAGCTCGCCAGGCGCGGGTGCCGCGTGGTCGAGGTGCCCGTGAGCTACAACGGCCGCACCTGGAGCGACGGCAAGAAGATCGGCATGCGCGACGCGCTGCGGGCGCTTTGGTGTATTGTGCGCTACGCGTGGGTGGACTGA
- the rimI gene encoding ribosomal protein S18-alanine N-acetyltransferase, whose translation MMNEERTRLRVHIRWMIRRDMEEVLQIERGSFEFPWFEEDFVRCLRQRNCIGMVAECGEKIVGFMIYELHKTRLHILNFAVGREARRKGVGDQMVRKLIGKLSSQRRTRISLEVRETNLDAQLFFRSTGFMATSVLREFYDDSPEDAYLMQYECAAEQEAAHVHRLAG comes from the coding sequence ATGATGAACGAGGAGCGCACCCGACTCCGGGTTCACATCCGCTGGATGATCCGCCGCGACATGGAAGAGGTCCTCCAGATCGAGCGGGGCAGCTTCGAGTTCCCTTGGTTCGAGGAAGACTTTGTCCGCTGCCTGCGGCAACGCAACTGCATCGGCATGGTGGCCGAGTGCGGCGAGAAGATCGTCGGCTTCATGATCTACGAGCTGCACAAGACCCGGCTGCACATCCTCAACTTCGCCGTCGGCCGAGAGGCGCGTCGCAAGGGGGTGGGGGACCAGATGGTCCGCAAGCTGATCGGCAAGCTCAGCAGCCAGCGCCGGACGCGGATCTCGCTCGAGGTGCGCGAGACCAACCTCGACGCCCAGCTCTTCTTCCGCTCAACCGGCTTCATGGCGACCAGCGTCCTGCGAGAGTTCTACGACGACTCGCCCGAAGACGCCTACCTGATGCAATACGAGTGCGCCGCCGAGCAAGAAGCAGCCCACGTCCACCGCCTGGCGGGCTAG
- a CDS encoding multiheme c-type cytochrome — protein sequence MLRLFLIALGLLVVGGVWFDWYSAAPEDALAKATYVGREACAKCHQQELTEWTGSHHDHAMELATDDSVLGDFNDAVFEKAGVTTRFFRDGKRFMVNTEGPDGKFQDFEIKYTFGYTPLQQYMVEFPDGRVQVLRVSWDLNKKQWFDVPPPDAVDERILPGDPLHWTGVGQNWNSTCAICHSTNLQKNYDLATDSYHTTFDEINVSCEECHGPGSLHVELAGANSLFWDRRHGYGLARLKSLDSTVQIETCAKCHSRRVDVHPDFRPGSPLLDAYEPALLNAGLYHADGQIQDEVYVYGSFAQSKMHTKGVRCTDCHNPHSLKTKFEGNPLCLQCHEPGKYDTPLHHHHPAGSDGAQCVECHMPATNYMVVDPRRDHSIRNPRPDFTVEFGIPNACNNCHDKPEEDAQWAADKVVEWYGPNRPGDPHWAPAFHAARLGEPGAEPLLIELIERAETPEIVRATAVEHLAAYASRRSREARDAALADRHALVRSAAVRVVDAESEEDLAQKLAPALGDPVIAVRTEAARRLAGRPSAHLRGEQVTAFDRALGEYRERQAMNLEAPSSHQNLAGLAAALGESSESIDQLRTAIRLAPYLSGPRDQLASMLQSTGASPEEVEALWREEAELRQRDVGMLPDSPELWFQLGRLRFLTGELDPAEKAFAEAARLRPDDSEYWMWLALLREKQYDATGSAERFDAAVRSLKEMERIDNADPRVKQILQRMLETKQAK from the coding sequence GTGCTCCGACTCTTCTTGATCGCCCTGGGCCTGCTCGTCGTCGGCGGGGTTTGGTTCGACTGGTACTCCGCGGCCCCCGAGGACGCCCTCGCCAAGGCGACCTACGTCGGCCGCGAGGCGTGCGCCAAGTGCCACCAGCAGGAGCTGACCGAGTGGACCGGCTCGCACCACGACCACGCGATGGAGCTGGCGACCGACGACTCCGTGCTGGGCGACTTCAACGACGCGGTCTTCGAGAAGGCGGGGGTCACGACGCGGTTCTTCCGCGACGGGAAGCGCTTCATGGTGAACACCGAGGGGCCCGACGGCAAGTTCCAAGACTTCGAGATCAAGTACACCTTCGGCTACACCCCGCTGCAGCAGTACATGGTGGAGTTCCCCGACGGCCGCGTGCAGGTGCTGCGGGTGTCGTGGGACCTGAACAAGAAGCAGTGGTTCGACGTCCCCCCGCCAGACGCGGTCGACGAGCGCATCCTGCCCGGCGACCCGCTCCACTGGACCGGCGTGGGGCAGAACTGGAACAGCACCTGCGCCATCTGCCACTCCACCAACCTGCAGAAGAACTACGACCTCGCGACAGACTCCTACCACACCACCTTCGACGAGATCAACGTAAGCTGCGAAGAGTGCCACGGCCCGGGGAGCCTGCACGTCGAACTCGCCGGCGCCAACTCGCTGTTCTGGGACCGCCGCCACGGGTACGGGCTGGCGCGGCTCAAGAGCCTCGACTCTACCGTGCAGATCGAGACCTGCGCCAAGTGCCACTCGCGGCGCGTGGACGTCCACCCCGACTTCCGCCCCGGATCGCCGCTGCTGGACGCCTACGAGCCGGCGCTGCTCAACGCGGGCCTCTACCACGCCGACGGGCAGATCCAGGACGAGGTGTACGTCTACGGGTCGTTCGCGCAGAGCAAGATGCACACCAAGGGGGTCCGCTGCACCGACTGCCACAACCCCCACTCGCTGAAGACCAAGTTCGAGGGGAACCCCCTCTGCCTGCAGTGCCACGAGCCGGGCAAGTACGACACGCCGCTGCACCACCACCACCCGGCCGGTTCGGACGGCGCGCAGTGTGTTGAGTGCCACATGCCGGCGACCAATTACATGGTGGTCGACCCGCGGCGAGACCACAGCATCCGCAACCCGCGGCCCGACTTCACGGTAGAGTTCGGCATCCCAAACGCCTGCAACAACTGCCACGACAAGCCGGAAGAAGACGCGCAGTGGGCCGCCGATAAGGTGGTCGAGTGGTACGGCCCCAACCGCCCGGGCGATCCCCACTGGGCGCCAGCGTTCCACGCGGCGCGGCTCGGCGAGCCGGGGGCGGAGCCGCTGCTGATCGAGCTGATTGAGCGGGCCGAGACGCCGGAGATCGTCCGCGCCACCGCCGTCGAGCACCTGGCCGCCTACGCCTCGCGTCGCAGCCGCGAGGCCCGAGACGCTGCGCTAGCAGACCGGCACGCGCTCGTGCGATCGGCCGCGGTCCGCGTGGTCGACGCCGAGTCAGAAGAAGACCTGGCGCAGAAGCTGGCGCCGGCGCTGGGCGACCCGGTCATCGCGGTACGCACCGAGGCGGCCCGCCGGTTGGCGGGGCGCCCCTCGGCGCACCTGCGCGGCGAACAGGTCACGGCGTTCGACCGCGCGTTGGGCGAGTACCGCGAGCGACAAGCGATGAACCTCGAAGCCCCCTCCAGCCACCAGAACCTGGCCGGGCTGGCGGCGGCGCTGGGCGAGTCGAGCGAATCGATAGATCAGCTCCGTACGGCTATCCGCTTGGCGCCCTACCTGAGCGGCCCGCGCGACCAACTCGCCTCGATGCTGCAATCGACCGGCGCGTCGCCCGAAGAGGTTGAGGCGCTGTGGCGCGAGGAGGCCGAGCTGCGGCAGCGCGACGTCGGCATGCTGCCCGACAGCCCCGAGCTGTGGTTCCAGCTCGGCCGGCTGCGGTTCTTGACGGGCGAGCTCGACCCCGCTGAGAAGGCGTTCGCCGAGGCCGCGCGGCTGCGGCCCGACGACAGCGAATACTGGATGTGGCTGGCGCTGCTGCGCGAGAAGCAGTACGACGCCACGGGCAGCGCCGAGCGGTTCGACGCCGCGGTGCGGTCACTCAAAGAAATGGAACGGATCGACAACGCCGACCCCCGCGTAAAGCAGATCCTGCAACGGATGCTAGAAACCAAGCAGGCGAAGTAG
- a CDS encoding c-type cytochrome: MTKSLRLVASGLVLLLPSVAVGDDSLPGQQLAEGFRAELVYEVPRDEQGSWVCLAYAGRGRMVASDQTGKLYLVTPSPLGAPAAESRVEQLPLELGMAQGLSVVNGDLYVMVNNQKPKPASGLYRARDTDGDGLWDASELLRAIDGRGEHGPHAVIPSPDGKHLYVCCGNVTKLTEFVDSRVPRVWQEDVLLPRLVDPMKLAPHLMAPGGWIAQCDLDGKNWVLHAIGFRNEYDIAFNDRGDLFSFDADMEYDINTPWYRPTRICHAASGADFGWRNGSGKWRTWYPDSFPPAVEIGPGSPTGIAFGYETHFPEPYRSALFAADWSHGRIFAVHLEQSPETLMYGGTFETFATDTPLPTTDLAVNPEDGALYYTTGGRGVQSALWRIVAEEPVAVVEPVDGSLPRSDELSGAASRPNETLLGPVRVEFVGPAPVDLSPEMMQQALWRIIHLAALGGEQSSGGIESVLRGLKDSSRLVRHTARVALERLPLSRYREGLLSSPQPDDSIDAYLALARAGDKGDAPRVFEVLSRRDWNALDPIGRTALLRTYGVLISRYGLPDANTQAAVADQLRQEFPTGDATVDTAAAAVLMTLGDDPSVAAVVGLLEKTSLETEKIDYAHALTVAKTGWTPELRRRYFEELNGLLAYARNRTMRGYIDQIVTLAEANLDDAGRQAVTEQVAARRAMLTAGDALETRRVVSNWNIAQAMKVVEEDKGPRDLERGRKLFAAARCAECHKHGEVGGAVGPDLSTVGKRFALADLLEAILAPDNVISDQYQQTAFEVDGRVLVGRIVNLQQDKVMISTDFTDPKKYATFKQSDVESQRPSPTSPMPKGLLDVLNKEEMLDLVAFLRSGTDAGVDEN; this comes from the coding sequence ATGACGAAATCTCTGCGGCTGGTCGCATCCGGGCTGGTCTTGCTTCTTCCGTCGGTAGCCGTCGGCGACGATTCTCTTCCGGGCCAGCAACTGGCCGAGGGGTTTCGGGCGGAGCTGGTCTACGAGGTGCCGCGGGACGAGCAGGGCTCGTGGGTCTGTCTTGCCTACGCAGGCCGGGGGCGGATGGTTGCCTCGGACCAGACCGGCAAGCTGTACCTGGTGACCCCATCGCCCCTGGGCGCGCCGGCGGCCGAGTCGAGGGTCGAGCAACTCCCGCTCGAACTGGGGATGGCCCAGGGGCTGTCGGTCGTCAACGGCGACCTCTACGTGATGGTCAACAACCAGAAGCCGAAGCCCGCGTCGGGGCTGTACCGGGCCCGCGACACGGACGGCGACGGGCTGTGGGACGCGTCGGAGCTGCTCCGCGCGATCGACGGCCGGGGCGAGCACGGCCCGCACGCGGTGATCCCCTCGCCCGACGGCAAGCACCTGTACGTGTGCTGCGGCAACGTGACCAAGCTGACGGAGTTTGTCGACTCGCGTGTGCCGCGGGTGTGGCAGGAGGACGTGTTGCTGCCGCGGCTGGTCGACCCGATGAAGCTGGCGCCCCACCTGATGGCGCCCGGGGGTTGGATCGCCCAGTGCGACCTCGACGGCAAGAACTGGGTGCTGCACGCGATCGGCTTCCGCAACGAGTACGACATCGCCTTCAACGACCGGGGCGACCTATTCTCGTTTGACGCCGACATGGAGTACGACATCAACACCCCGTGGTACCGCCCCACACGCATCTGCCACGCGGCGAGCGGCGCCGACTTCGGCTGGCGGAACGGCTCCGGCAAGTGGCGCACCTGGTACCCAGACAGCTTCCCGCCGGCGGTGGAGATCGGCCCCGGCTCGCCCACCGGCATCGCGTTCGGCTACGAAACGCACTTTCCCGAGCCCTACCGCAGCGCGTTGTTCGCGGCCGACTGGAGCCACGGGCGGATCTTCGCGGTGCACCTGGAGCAGTCGCCCGAGACGCTGATGTACGGCGGCACGTTCGAGACTTTTGCTACGGACACGCCACTGCCGACCACCGACCTCGCGGTGAACCCCGAGGATGGGGCGCTCTACTACACCACCGGCGGGCGCGGGGTGCAGTCGGCGTTGTGGCGGATCGTTGCGGAGGAGCCGGTCGCGGTCGTAGAACCCGTTGATGGGTCGCTACCGCGGAGTGACGAGCTCAGCGGCGCAGCTTCGCGCCCGAATGAAACGCTCCTCGGGCCCGTCCGGGTAGAGTTCGTCGGGCCCGCCCCGGTAGATTTGTCCCCGGAGATGATGCAGCAGGCGTTGTGGCGGATCATACACCTGGCAGCCTTGGGCGGAGAGCAATCTTCCGGGGGGATCGAGTCGGTGCTGCGGGGACTCAAGGACTCCAGCAGACTCGTCCGTCACACGGCGCGGGTGGCGCTCGAGCGTCTGCCGTTGAGCCGATATCGAGAAGGTCTGTTGTCGTCGCCCCAGCCGGACGACTCCATTGATGCATACCTGGCGCTGGCGCGTGCCGGAGACAAAGGGGACGCTCCGCGCGTCTTCGAAGTGCTCTCCCGGCGCGACTGGAACGCCCTAGACCCGATCGGTCGAACGGCGCTGCTCCGCACCTACGGCGTGCTCATCAGCCGCTACGGCCTGCCCGACGCCAATACACAGGCGGCGGTCGCCGATCAGTTAAGACAAGAGTTCCCCACCGGTGACGCCACTGTGGACACCGCCGCGGCCGCCGTGCTGATGACGCTTGGCGATGACCCCTCGGTCGCGGCCGTGGTGGGCCTGCTAGAAAAGACCAGCCTCGAGACCGAGAAAATCGACTACGCCCACGCGCTGACCGTGGCGAAGACCGGCTGGACCCCAGAGCTGCGGCGCCGCTACTTCGAGGAGCTCAACGGCCTGTTGGCCTACGCCCGCAACCGCACGATGCGGGGCTACATCGACCAGATCGTTACGCTGGCCGAGGCGAACCTAGACGACGCCGGGCGCCAAGCGGTGACCGAGCAGGTCGCGGCTCGCAGGGCGATGCTCACCGCCGGCGACGCGCTCGAGACGCGGCGCGTGGTCTCCAACTGGAACATCGCCCAGGCGATGAAGGTCGTGGAGGAAGACAAGGGGCCGCGCGACCTTGAGCGCGGCCGCAAGCTGTTCGCCGCGGCGCGGTGCGCAGAGTGCCACAAGCACGGCGAGGTGGGGGGCGCGGTGGGGCCGGACCTGTCGACGGTGGGCAAACGCTTTGCGCTAGCCGACCTGCTGGAGGCGATCCTCGCCCCCGACAACGTGATCAGCGACCAGTACCAGCAGACCGCGTTCGAGGTCGACGGCCGGGTGCTGGTGGGGCGGATCGTGAACCTGCAACAAGACAAGGTGATGATCTCTACCGACTTCACCGACCCGAAGAAGTACGCCACGTTCAAGCAATCCGACGTAGAGAGCCAGCGCCCGTCGCCCACCTCACCGATGCCCAAGGGGCTGCTCGACGTGCTGAACAAAGAGGAGATGCTGGACTTGGTGGCGTTCTTGCGTTCTGGGACCGACGCCGGCGTAGATGAGAATTGA